Below is a window of Virgibacillus sp. NKC19-3 DNA.
TTGTAATCCCATCGACAGGTATTATAGCCCCGCTTGTAATAGCAATAACCAATGTAAGAGCAAAGGAAATGCTATAGTACTGGTATAGATGTTGAAAGGCCAATGCCAGTACAAAAGAACCTGTAATCAGTGTGAAACGATAGATCAGCAATGTGCCAATAAATGATATACTCATCTGTTCATCATGAAGCAAATAGAAAGTTAGTACAGCCACAAGATCTATACCAAATAGCAGAACTGTATATAATAAAACGTTTTGCAGTAAGTAAGCTTTAAACGGCATACGTATAAATGCAAAACGTGATCGCAGGCTTGGCCTTTGTTCTTTAATAACCCAATCAAACAGAAGAAGTGTGGATAGCACACTGAAAACCGCCCACAGGCCCCATATGTTCCATATTGTTACATCATTGCCTCCCATTTCTGCCTTTTCATCTTCTCCAGAAAAAGAAAACGTCGTATGCAATAAATTTTCATCTGCTTCTATTTGTTTGCTTTTTTCTGCAACTTCTTCTTGGGTCCATCGTTGCTTTGGATTATACCTTTCACTCAAATTATCGACTGTGTTCGCTGCCTTTGTTCTAGCTGTATCTTGTTGTACATAAGAGATCATCATTTCCCGTACCGGTGTATATGCAAATGAGAGATCCGATTGATAGCTTGTAATTAACCGATTACGGCTACCGCTTTGTACTTGTTCTGCGTACCCTTCCTGGATAATGAAAACACTATCTAACTCATGTCTCTCCAACAGCAGAAGCCCCTCCTCCTGTGTTGTTTCATAAATGCGAAGTAGAGGTGTTTCTTTCAGGGATTGTAAAAGGTCCAAAGCGAGCGGTGTCTTTTCTTCCATTGCAACACCAACTGGAATTTTACTTTCCTCTTGGACAACTTCCGTGGCATGAACAATAATGCTTGCTGCAATGATAGGAAAAAGAAGCCA
It encodes the following:
- a CDS encoding ABC transporter permease, with product MSSIFQTRLMHWKKQWPTVLFWLLFPIIAASIIVHATEVVQEESKIPVGVAMEEKTPLALDLLQSLKETPLLRIYETTQEEGLLLLERHELDSVFIIQEGYAEQVQSGSRNRLITSYQSDLSFAYTPVREMMISYVQQDTARTKAANTVDNLSERYNPKQRWTQEEVAEKSKQIEADENLLHTTFSFSGEDEKAEMGGNDVTIWNIWGLWAVFSVLSTLLLFDWVIKEQRPSLRSRFAFIRMPFKAYLLQNVLLYTVLLFGIDLVAVLTFYLLHDEQMSISFIGTLLIYRFTLITGSFVLALAFQHLYQYYSISFALTLVIAITSGAIIPVDGITNYFEWLEYMNPLEPFLSGSSVNLWLFLSLIIILLWYVRREKTNA